A stretch of DNA from Desulfovulcanus ferrireducens:
GACCAAAAGCTGAGTTACGGTGTCTTGATGCACCAGAAAGTTGAACGGTCTGTCACGCCTAAATTCTTATTTCTTTATCTCTTAAATTTGAAAACAGGTGATGTAAACATACGAGAAAGTTGAGTTATTAACTAGAACTTTGCCTTGATTTTGTTAAAAAGGCAAGGGTTGCTGACAGGGCTGCGCTTTCGTTATTTCTACCCTTGGCGTCTTTGCGTCTTGGCGCGAGAATTTTTGAATTTAGGTGTGTTTCCCTGGACCGGGCGCAAATTGTAAATCGAATTGACATAAAATGAGCTAAAGAATAGCAAAGGTTAATTCCTGATTATTCAGGAAGTCCTCAATTTGCTTCTCTATTCAGAGATGTTCCTGTAAAAAGTCAAAATATGCTATTTTGCTAAAATTGCTGGATACTTAACTTTTTAAAGTAGTTTAACATTCAACATAAAACATTCAACAATACCTGCAAAAATTTAGTTTTTGCAAGTATATCATAATTATGAAGCATTTTAAATCCCTTTGTATTCACGGCCATTTTTACCAACCCCCGCGTTTTGATCCCTGGCTGGAAGAGGTCTTGCCGGAAGGCAGTGCTGCGCCATTTGCTAACTGGAATGAGCGTATCGCCAGGGAGTGCTATGAACCTCTGGCCTTTGCTCGCAGGCTTAGTCACGATGGCAGGATTTTTAAAATTATCAACTGTTATGAATGGATTAGTTTTAATGTGGGACCAACTCTTCTCACCTGGATGGAAGATAGGGCTCCTCAGGTCTATGCTCGAGTAATCGAAGGCGATAAGAAAAGTGTGCAAAGGCTTGGTTTTGGTAATGCACTGGCCCAGTCTTATCATCATATAATTATGCCTTTGACCACTGATTTGGACAGGGATGTGGAAATTTCCTGGGCCATAGCAGATTTCGAGCATCGTTTTGGACGTAAGCCCGATGGCATGTGGCTGCCAGAAACCGCGGTGGACATTCCCACTCTGGAGGCCTTGGCCAGAGCAAAAATTGAATTTACCATTCTTGCTCCCAGGCAGGCTATGGCTGTTGCTGAGCTTAACAGTGAAGAGTGGACACCTGTGGATGAAACGAGCCTGGATACATCCCTGCCCTATTTAGTCAATTTACCTTCCGGAAAAACTATAGCAGTCTTTTTTTATAATGGTCCTCTGTCGCATGGAGTGGCCTTTGACGATTATTTAAGCGATGGTGAGGGATTTTGGCAAAAAATTACGTCTGATCATTTAGGGGGACTTTTGACTCTGGCCACAGACGGGGAGTCTTATGGTCATCATTTCAAGTTTGCAGAAATGGCCCTGGCCTATGTCATTGAGCAGGCTCTGAAAAAAAGAGACGGCATAGACCTGGTCAACCTGGCTTATTATCTTCAGCAAAATCCACCGCAAAAAAAAGTAAAAATCAGGGAAAAAACTTCCTGGAGTTGCGTTCATGGGCTAAAACGCTGGCAGGATGATTGCGGATGTAGTGCTGGCAGGCACCCGGACTGGCGGCAGCACTGGCGAAGACCCTTGCGACGGGCTTTGAATTATCTCAAATATTATGTGGACGAGCATTTTAGACGCTTGGGCAGGGGATTATTTGAGAAACCCAATAAGGCCTTACTTGATTATGGGAAGTGTCTATGCGGAATGATAGAGCAGGAAGAATTTGCACATACGTATTTACGGTCCGGCTTTTCAAAAAAAGATATGAGCCGGGCTTTTTCTCTTCTGGAGATGCAACGCTTTGCCTTGGCCAGTTTTGCAAGCTGTGCCTGGTTCTTTGATGATATTGGCCGAATTGAGCCATTAAATAGTCTAAGTTGTGCCTTGCGCAGTATGGAGCTTATGCAGGATTTGGACGGACCTGACATTGAAGAGGGGGTTGTGCATATTTTAGAGGAAGCATTTTCCAATGACGAGGCTATAGGAGATGGCCGGCAGATTTGGATGACCCTGATTAAGCCAGGCCAGATGAGTAGAAAAAAGCTGGTTAACTTTGCTCTTACCCTGCGTAAAAACAATATCCAGCCTGATTTTAAGGGGGTTAAGTTCCTTTTTGAAAAGGAACATATGACCATTATCTGGCCAAAGCTGTTGAAAGAAGAAAAGGTTGAATTAGGGCCAGGAAAGTATGAAATATCTTCAAAAGTGCTTGGACCCAAACTAAATAAATTTTTACTTTGTGAGCTTGCCAGACAAAAACAGGACTGGTTGTGGTCAGGGCTGATAAAGGTAGGAGAAGAGTTGGTTCCTTATTTTCAGCAATGGGAAGAAGGACAAACAGAAGTTTTTGATCAGGTTAAAGATTTTCTCCCTGCACTGATTTTGCACCATATATTTTTTCAGGAGTTGGAACGGGAAAATTTTATTGATTATTTTAAAATGTTCTTGTCCGAAAATCCTTTTTGGCGACAGAAGATTTCCAGACAAGTTGAGGATGGTTTGTGGAGATGTTTTTATGCACAAGATTGGAGCCAGATGATTAGGCTCATGGAGCGGAGCAATAAACTCGGCTTAAGCCTGGATTTATTTAAAATCCAGAATGAGATCTGGAAGAAGGGAGTTAAAAATTTTGATGCTCGATTTTTGAGTATTTTCTTTTTTGACACGGCCTCATCGAACTGACGAGGCCGTGTTTTTATCTCGTTTTAAGCTGCAGCAAGACGCCGGGTCAGTTTCTTCAAGTTGTGGATTTTTCGACGCAGCTTTTCCCGTTCTGCCCGCTTAGACTTTGGCAAGGCCAGCTTCTGGGCTCTTAATTCCTTGATTTGCCTCTTGAGGTCTCTGATTTGAGCTTTGTAGGGAGATGTTTTGTCATCAGCATCATCAGAGATTCCTAAAACTTCTTTAATGGCTGCCAGTAGCTCATCTTTATCCATTCCAGAGGCACCAGTAATCTGAGGAATCTTGTCCATGGCCAATTGGCGCAGTTCCTTAGCGGTCATTTTGTCTAGTGGTTTCTTGAGCTCTAATTTGATCTCTTCACTCATGTCTAGTCCTCCTAAAGAGTTTAAAGTGTAAAGTTTAGAGTTTTTTGCGGAATTGTGCTTCTTGAGTATGGTTTCTTACGTTAAAAAGCATGATTTTCCGACTTTATTGAGATGATTGCCATAACTCTAAACTTTAAACCTCAAACATAGATATATATTTTTTATAGCATTTATAAACGGGCGAATCTTTTGGTAATTTATCCAACAATTTGCCTAGATTTTGGGGCTTTTTTAAAGATCGTTGTCTGACCGGTGTTATGACTAATTGTTGATCCAACGGGGTTCTGCCCTTTATCAGCTCGAAGCGTATCTTGTCAAAAAAAGGTTGGTCTAAAAAATCATTGACCCTTTCCAAGATTTGGGGGGCAAAGAAATTCATTTCCTGGATGACTATAGAATCGTCTGCCCCTAAAATAAGGGTGTGTTGCTTATGCCCTAAGGGTCTGATCAGGTCCGCTAGTTTTGACCCAACGACCTCTGACCAATTGTTCCAGAGCTGAGCCAGGCGAAAGTTGTTTTTAATTTCCTCACTGGAAAATTGTTTTTTTAATGCTTCGGCAAAGGATCGCATTTTTTATACTAACCCATTTAATTGTTGAATGCTTAAGTTTAAAAATTGAGACAATTTTTATTATTTGTCAACTACCATCACAATTTTCACTGTGAACATTTTTTTTATTTTTTGTTTTACAATGTGACAATTGTTCAAATCCGACTTGAGTTTTTAGTGAGATGGCGATAGAAAATTTTTTATCAATGGATTCTCAATAATGATAATTAATAAATAACTAGGGAGGAATTAATGGTTTTAAAATTAGATCCAACTTTGGAGTATAAGATTGCTGATATTGGTCTGGCCGAATGGGGGCTGAAAGAAATGGCTCTCTCAGAGAATGAGATGCCAGGCCTTATGGCATTGCAGGAAAAGTATGGTCAAGAAAAGCCCTTAAAAGGGTTAAAGATCATGGGCAGTTTGCACATGACCATTCAAACGGCCATGCTTATTCAGACTTTATACAAATTGGGCGCTGATATTCGCTGGGCTTCCTGCAACATTTTTTCTACCCAGGATCACGCGGCAGCGGCAGTAGTGAAGAAGGGGTATGCCAAGGTCTTTGCCTGGAAAGGAGAAACTTTGGAGGAGTACTGGTGGTGTACCGAGCAAGCCTTGACCTGGCCGGATGGTTCCGGTCCGGATTTGATCGTGGATGATGGTGGAGATGCCACCTTGTTTGTACATCAAGGGGTAAAGGTGGAAAAGAACCCTTCGCTTTTGAATGAGAAACAGGACAATAAAGAGTTTCAGATAGTGATGGATCGTTTGGCTGAGAGTTATAAAAACGATCCCCAAAAATGGACACGTATAGCAAAGAATATTCGCGGGGTTTCAGAGGAGACCACCACTGGTGTACACAGGTTGTATCAGATGGAGAAAAATGGCGAGCTCTTATTTCCGGCTATAAATGTTAATGATTCCGTTACAAAATCAAAATTTGACAATATTTATGGCTGCCGTGAGTCTCTGGCTGATGGGATCAAAAGGGCCACTGATATTATGCTTGCAGGAAAGGTGATCGTGGTTTGTGGTTATGGAGATGTGGGTAAGGGTTGCGCTCAATCCATGCGCGGCTACGGGGCCAGAGTACTGATAACAGAGATTGATCCTATTTGTGCCCTGCAGGCTGCTATGGAAGGATATGAAGTAACCACAATGGAGGAAGCCGCTCCAATTGGAGATATATTTATTACGGCTACGGGTTGCTGTGACGTTATTCGCGGTGAGCATATGGAGCGGATGAAAGATGAGGCCATCATTTGTAATATCGGCCACTTTGATTCAGAGATAGAGATGAGTTACCTGGAAAATAATCCCAAGTGCAAGAGAATTAATATCAAACCCCAGGTGGACAAATGGATTTTGGAATCAGGCAGGTCTATAATCGTCCTGGCCGAAGGACGGCTTGTCAACCTGGGTTGTGCCACAGGGCATCCCAGTTTTGTCATGAGTAACAGCTTCACCAACCAGGTGCTGGCTCAGATTGAATTGGCCAAAAATAAGTATGAGCCTAAGGTGATGGTTTTACCTAAAAAACTGGATGAGGAAGTGGCCAGGCTCCATCTGGAGCGGTTAGGGGTAAAACTGGAACGGTTAACCCCAAAACAGGCAGAATATCTAGGCGTGCCAATTGACGGGCCGTACAAGCCAGAACATTATCGCTATTAGATTAATGGGGAAGGGTAGAAACGAAGAAAGGGGGAAGCCTACTATTTTTTTACTCGGCTTTCCCCTTTCTTCGTTTCATATCTCTCTGTTATCCCGCGAGTATCCGCGTCATTATTATATCTTACAGGCTGTTCTCAAATCATCAACAGCATCGGTCTTTTCCCATGTAAAATCCACATCTTCTCGCCCAAAATGACCATAGCAGGCTGTTTTCTTATAGATGGGCCTTAGCAGGTTAAGACGTTCTATGATGTAATAGGGGCGGAGATCAAAGACTTCTTTAACCGCTTTGGTTAAAACATCATCCGGTACTTGACCTGTGCCCCAGGAAGTGACCAGAACAGATACTGGTTCAGCTACACCAATGGCGTAGGCAATTTGGACTTCACACTTATCAGCCAGTCCGGCAGCTACGATATTTTTGGCAATATACCTGGTCATGTAAGCAGCTGAGCGGTCTACCTTGGACGGATCTTTACCGGAAAAGGCACCGCCACCGTGGTTTCCCATGCCTCCATAGGTATCCTGGATAATTTTTCGTCCGGTAAGGCCGCAGTCGGCCAGAGGCCCGCCAATGACAAAGCGGCCAGTGGTATTGATAAAAATACGCAAGTTTTCATCCAGCATGTCTTCTGGCAGAACCTTGAAGATAACTTCTTCTTTGACGGCATCTACAAGGTCTGCATAAGATATATTTTCATTGTGCTGGCAGGCAATGACCACATTGTCTATCCGGGTTGGTTTACCGTTAATGTATTCTACGGAAACTTCTGTTTTGCCGTCGGGTCTCAAGAAATCCAGGATATTGTTTTTGCGTACGTAGGCCAATCGCCTGGATAATTTATGGGCGTAGTAAATAGGAGCAGGCATCAATGTCTTGGTTTCATTGACTGCAAAACCAAACATCATGCCCTGATCTCCTGCACCCTGCTCTTCTGGTTTTTGTCGGTTTACACCCCTGGCAATATCTGGCGATTGCCTGTCTATGGATGAGATAACAGCACATGTTTCATAGTCAAAACCTACATCTGAGCTGTCGTAGCCGATTTCTTTGACTGTCTCTCTGACAATCTGGGGAAATTCAGCAAAGGCAGTAGTGGAAATTTCTCCGGCTATAAAGGCCAGACCAGTGGTGACCAAGGTCTCACAGGCCACGCGCGCCTGAGGATCTTGCTCCAATATTACATCCAGCACAGCATCAGAAATTTGGTCAGCCACCTTGTCCGGATGGCCTTCGGTCACTGATTCCGATGTAAACAAATAGCGGTCACTTGCGACGATCATTTGTCTCCTCCTTGATTGGGGTCTTCGGGATTTATTATCCCACCTGAGATAAGCAGCTTAAACGAGTCCTCCACGCTCATGTCCAGAGGAATGACATCTTCTTCCGGAACCACCAGGTAATACCCGGATGTGGGGTTGGGGGTAGTGGGGACATAGACATTTATTACTTTTTTTTGGGTTTTTCGTTGTAACTCACCCACGGCCACTCCTGTTACATAAGCCAGTGAGTAAACACCATCGCGGGGAAATTCAACAAGGACAACCCGTTTAAAGTCTTTTCCCGCGCCATTGACGAGAGTTTCTATCAGTTGTTTTACTGAGGTATAAAATTTGTTTATGAAGGGGATTTTGTTGATGATCCTCTCCCATAACGAAACCAGTTTACTCCCCAAATAGTTGCGGACCAGGAAGCCTGTAATGATCAGGAGAATAACCAGGACGATAACTCCCAATCCGGGTACTGGAAAAGGCAAGAAGTTTTCTGGCCGATACTGGGCTGGAATGATGAGCAAAATCTGGTCAAGCCACTTTATAAGAATTTTTAAAAAGTAAAAAGTGGCCGCAATGGGGGTTAGAAAGAGAAGACCCGCAATGAGGTTAGTTTTTAAAAAGTCCTTGAATCGGATAAAAATATTTGGGTTTTCATTTTGTTTAACCACGGACAAACCTCTTGATTCTGTTTTGGTTGTCAACAAAGACAAGTTTGGGAGTGTGCGCCTGGATCTCAGAGGGCTCTAGTTGAATATAAGAGGCTATGATTACTTTTTGCCCGGCTTTACCTTTGTGGGCTGCCGCCCCGTTTAAACAAATTTCACCTTTTTGACCTCTGATAGCATACGTGGTCAACCTTTCTCCGTTGTCGACATTATAAACATCAACTTGTTCAAAAGGCAAAATGCCTGCAGCCTCCATCAGTTCCGGACAGATAGCGATGCTGCCCTCATATTCGACATTGGCACCGGTGAGGGTGGCGCCGTGAATTTTAGATTGTAAAAAGGTTCTTAAAGCCATATTAATTCTCCGTAATTCGTGATTCGTAATGGATGATGAGTCTAACTTGGTTAGTTTTTTGCTTTTTTATGCTTAACTAAACACGAAGTACGATATTGTCTATCAGTCTGGCGTGGCCAAGAAAAATGGCCACAGCCAAGAGGGTTGGTTGATCTATCAGAGACACGGGAGTCAATTGTTCCGGATGGACCAGTTCAATATAGTCTATTTTGCCTGAAGGTAAGTTTTTTTTGTAAAATTCTTTCAGTGCGTTTTTGATTGTTTCAGCCTGCACATGAGTCTGTTTAACCATAGTCTGGGCCATTAACAAGCCTTTATAGATAAAAGAGGCCTGTTTTCGTTCAGCGGGTGTTAAATAGGTGTTTCTGGAGCTCATGGCCAGTCCATCTGGTTCGCGTACAATAGGCCTGCCGACTACCTCTATAGGAAGATTCAAGTCTTTGACCATGCGTTTGATAATTGTCAACTGCTGCCAATCTTTTTGTCCAAAGACAGCCAGATGAGGTAAGGTCAGGTTAAACAGTTTGCAGACAATAGTGGCCACCCCCCGAAAATGGGTGGGCCGGGCCTTTGCGCACAGATTTTGTGCCAGATCCGGGACCTCAACCCAGGTGCAATGGCCTGGTAGATAAAGGGCTTCAGGCTTGGGAGTAAACAGGATATCGACTTTTTCTTTTTGGGCTAGTTTTTTATCCCGGTCCAGATCGCGCGGATAGGCTTCAAGATCCTCATTTGGTGCAAACTGGGTAGGATTGACAAATAAGGAGACTATGAGTTGTTCACAATTTTGTCTTGCCCAGCGCATCAGGCTTAAATGCCCTTCATGAAAATAGCCCATGGTGGGCACGAGAGCAATTTTTTTACCCTGGCTTCGCAGGTCAAGACATATATGCTGCAGTTTGTGCACATCACTTATTATTTTCATAAGCAACTTTTTTTAAAAACATTAAAGTTTAAGTGATAGATTAGATTTTGTCTAGTGATATTTAACTTCTTGAAATTGTTAACTATTTGACTCTCTAGTCAATGGGACATAAATAATGTAAAAAAAGATTATGATTAAGGCAACGGGTATTTATTCTTTTCAAACGGTCAGCGAGGCTAAATGTATTCAATGTGCCCGCTGCCTGGAGGTGTGTCCTGTATTTTTAGCCACCAATGCCGAGGAATTGAGTCCGAGGGCCAAGGCGGTCATGTTACAGAATTTGGATTTATTGTCCAGGTATATGACTCGCGAGGTTCGAACCTCTGACCCTCGACTACTAAATAAGGTGCGAATGTTAGCAGGCCTCTGTGCCGGTTGTGGCAAATGTGCCCGGGTTTGTCCACAGCAAGTTGATGTTCCGGGACGCTTATCTAAAATAAAGTCCGAGTGTTCCGGTTGGAGGGCCTGGATATGGGCCAGGTTAGTCAAATATGGTTTTTTGCTGCCCAAGGCGTTGCCTTTGGCGGCTACAGAACGCGTTCTTGGTCCGTTTTTACCGGCAGGGAGGAGAAAATACCTGACGGCAATATCCAGGGGCGAAACAGTCAAGCCCTGGCTGAAAATAGAAATGTCGAAGGTCACACAAGGTTTAAGCCGTGAGGCCTCTGTTGCTGAGAGAGAGGATGTAAAAAAAGTAGTTGTTTTCCCCGGTTGTCTTGGGCGTATTTTTTGGCCCCATTTACTTGAAAAGGCAGAAAAGCTCCTCAAGGGCCTTGGTTATCAACTTTTGCCAACACCTGACTGGGCCTGCTGTGGCTTTACCTTCAAGGGGGCCGGCTTACTAAACGAGCAAAAGAGATGCCAGGAAATAAATTTTGCTCTTTGGAAAAAGCTGGGACAACCCAAGATTGTTACTTTTTGTGCTACATGCGACCATGGGTTAAAAGATATATTTGATACGAATTTTTCAAAGTTTAAGGAGAGCATTGTATCTTTTGAGGGGTTAATAGATTATGCTACCTGGACGCTTGATGGGGATAGGCCGGAGCATATTTTGTGGCACAGGCCCTGTCATGCAAGAGAAGGCGAAGCCAGGCTCTGGCAGGAGAAATTTGAGAGTGCCGGAGTGAAGTTAACTTTAAATGAGGAGTATTGTTGTGGTCTAGGTGGTAGTTTACAAATCGAAGCCCCGGATTTAAGCAGGCAAGTAAGTACTTTATTTTGGCAAAATTTAGATATAAATGACGGCACGGTACATATCCTTTCGTCCTGTAATGGGTGTGTGTTGCAGCTTAAAGCTACCAAACCGGATAATATGCGTGTAAGTCATTGGCTCGAGGTTATAAGGACTGAGTAAAAGAAAATAAGAAGTTGAGAAGATAGTTTTTACCGCCGTGGAAGTTTCTGACTTCCCTGTTTTCTAACTTCCCAAATTACTTATATTCAAGAGGTAAAGATATGTTTGGAATGATTGTAAAGAAGCTTTTTGGAACCAAGAATGAGCGATATTTAAAAAAACTTCAGCCCATCGTAGCCAGGATTAATGACCTTGAGCCGGAAATACAAGGGCTTAGTGATGATCAGTTGAAGCAAAAAATAGCTGATTTTCGTCAGGAAGTGAAAAATGGCCGCAAATTAGATGAAATTTTGCCCGAAGTCTTTGCCATTGTCCGCGAGGCCTCCAAGCGGGTTCTTGATATGCGTCATTTTGATGTTCAGCTGATAGGTGGAATTGTCCTCCATGAGGGCAAGATTGCAGAGATGAAGACAGGTGAGGGTAAGACTTTGGTGGCCACTTTGCCTGTAGTGCTTAATGCCTTGACCGGTAGAGGTGTCCATGTGGTCACGGTGAACGACTACCTGGCCCAGCGTGATGCCGAGTGGATGGGCAAACTCTATAATTTTTTGGGGTTGTCCGTTGGAGTCATAGTACATGGTTTAAGCGATGAGGAAAGGAAAGAGGCCTACGCAGCAGATGTCACCTATGGGACAAATAATGAGTTCGGGTTTGACTATCTCCGGGACAATATGAAGTTTTACCCGGAACAACTGGTCCAGCGGGAACTCTACTATGCCATTGTGGACGAGGTGGATTCTATCCTCATTGATGAGGCCAGGACTCCTTTGATTATTTCCGGGCCGTCTGAAGAGTCCACTGCTCTTTATGTGCGTATCAATAACATTATCCCCAGCCTGAAGAAAGAAGAGCATTTTACCATTGACGAAAAGGCCAGGTCAGTGACCCTGACCGATGAGGGCGTCCAAAGAGTGGAGGAGATTTTAAAAATAGATAACCTGTTTGATCCGCGCCACATTACTTACCAGCATCATATTCTCCAGGCTCTCAAGGCCCACTATCTGTTTAAGCGGGATGTGGACTACATAGTTAAAGATGGCCAGGTGATTATTGTGGATGAATTTACTGGTCGTCTTATGCCCGGGCGTAGGTATAGCGATGGTTTACACCAAGCCCTGGAAGCCAAAGAGGGGGTTAAGGTAGAGGGAGAGAACCAGACCTTGGCCTCTATTACTTTTCAGAATTATTTCCGGATGTATGAAAAATTGGCTGGAATGACAGGTACAGCTGATACTGAAGCGGTTGAATTCAAGCAGATTTATGATTTGGACGTGATAGTTATTCCTACGCACAAGCCCATGATTAGAAAGGATTATCCTGATGTAATTTATAAAACCCAGGAAGAGAAATACAGGGCCATAGCTGAGGAGATTAAAGAACTGCACTCCAAAGGCCAGCCAGTACTGGTGGGTACTACCTCCATTGAAAAGTCTGAGCTATTATCGCGTATGCTCAAAAAAATGCGCATCCCTCATGAGGTGTTAAATGCCAAGCATCATGAAAAGGAAGCTGAAATCGTGGCCAAGGCCGGTGAAAAGGGCAGGGTGACCATTGCCACCAACATGGCAGGCCGTGGTACGGATATTGTCCTTGGACCTGGTGTTCGCGAATTGGGAGGTTTGCATATCCTGGGCACGGAAAGGCATGAGAGCAGACGTATTGACAATCAGCTTCGTGGCCGAAGTGGTCGTCAGGGAGATCCTGGTTCGTCCAGGTTTTACCTTGCCCTGGACGACGATTTGATGCGTCTGTTTGGCTCGGACCGCATTGCCTCGCTGATGGATAAACTGGGTATGGAGGAAGGGCAGCCTATTGAAAACAAGATGATCTCCAAGGCCATTGAAAACGCCCAGCGCCGGGTAGAAAACCATAATTTTGAAATCCGAAAGACACTTTTGGAATATGATGACGTCATGAATCAACAGCGGGTGGCTATATATGCTCAGCGCCGGGAAATAATGATGGCCGAAGAACTGGATGATATTATCCAGGAATTTGTTGATGACCTCCTGGATGAAATTTACGCACCAATAGATGAAGCTGGCAAAGAAGGTCCGGATGAAGAAACCAGGCAAATGGTTTGGTCTAAACTGGATGATATT
This window harbors:
- a CDS encoding DUF3536 domain-containing protein; this translates as MKHFKSLCIHGHFYQPPRFDPWLEEVLPEGSAAPFANWNERIARECYEPLAFARRLSHDGRIFKIINCYEWISFNVGPTLLTWMEDRAPQVYARVIEGDKKSVQRLGFGNALAQSYHHIIMPLTTDLDRDVEISWAIADFEHRFGRKPDGMWLPETAVDIPTLEALARAKIEFTILAPRQAMAVAELNSEEWTPVDETSLDTSLPYLVNLPSGKTIAVFFYNGPLSHGVAFDDYLSDGEGFWQKITSDHLGGLLTLATDGESYGHHFKFAEMALAYVIEQALKKRDGIDLVNLAYYLQQNPPQKKVKIREKTSWSCVHGLKRWQDDCGCSAGRHPDWRQHWRRPLRRALNYLKYYVDEHFRRLGRGLFEKPNKALLDYGKCLCGMIEQEEFAHTYLRSGFSKKDMSRAFSLLEMQRFALASFASCAWFFDDIGRIEPLNSLSCALRSMELMQDLDGPDIEEGVVHILEEAFSNDEAIGDGRQIWMTLIKPGQMSRKKLVNFALTLRKNNIQPDFKGVKFLFEKEHMTIIWPKLLKEEKVELGPGKYEISSKVLGPKLNKFLLCELARQKQDWLWSGLIKVGEELVPYFQQWEEGQTEVFDQVKDFLPALILHHIFFQELERENFIDYFKMFLSENPFWRQKISRQVEDGLWRCFYAQDWSQMIRLMERSNKLGLSLDLFKIQNEIWKKGVKNFDARFLSIFFFDTASSN
- a CDS encoding DUF721 domain-containing protein: MRSFAEALKKQFSSEEIKNNFRLAQLWNNWSEVVGSKLADLIRPLGHKQHTLILGADDSIVIQEMNFFAPQILERVNDFLDQPFFDKIRFELIKGRTPLDQQLVITPVRQRSLKKPQNLGKLLDKLPKDSPVYKCYKKYISMFEV
- the ahcY gene encoding adenosylhomocysteinase: MVLKLDPTLEYKIADIGLAEWGLKEMALSENEMPGLMALQEKYGQEKPLKGLKIMGSLHMTIQTAMLIQTLYKLGADIRWASCNIFSTQDHAAAAVVKKGYAKVFAWKGETLEEYWWCTEQALTWPDGSGPDLIVDDGGDATLFVHQGVKVEKNPSLLNEKQDNKEFQIVMDRLAESYKNDPQKWTRIAKNIRGVSEETTTGVHRLYQMEKNGELLFPAINVNDSVTKSKFDNIYGCRESLADGIKRATDIMLAGKVIVVCGYGDVGKGCAQSMRGYGARVLITEIDPICALQAAMEGYEVTTMEEAAPIGDIFITATGCCDVIRGEHMERMKDEAIICNIGHFDSEIEMSYLENNPKCKRINIKPQVDKWILESGRSIIVLAEGRLVNLGCATGHPSFVMSNSFTNQVLAQIELAKNKYEPKVMVLPKKLDEEVARLHLERLGVKLERLTPKQAEYLGVPIDGPYKPEHYRY
- the metK gene encoding methionine adenosyltransferase; translation: MIVASDRYLFTSESVTEGHPDKVADQISDAVLDVILEQDPQARVACETLVTTGLAFIAGEISTTAFAEFPQIVRETVKEIGYDSSDVGFDYETCAVISSIDRQSPDIARGVNRQKPEEQGAGDQGMMFGFAVNETKTLMPAPIYYAHKLSRRLAYVRKNNILDFLRPDGKTEVSVEYINGKPTRIDNVVIACQHNENISYADLVDAVKEEVIFKVLPEDMLDENLRIFINTTGRFVIGGPLADCGLTGRKIIQDTYGGMGNHGGGAFSGKDPSKVDRSAAYMTRYIAKNIVAAGLADKCEVQIAYAIGVAEPVSVLVTSWGTGQVPDDVLTKAVKEVFDLRPYYIIERLNLLRPIYKKTACYGHFGREDVDFTWEKTDAVDDLRTACKI
- a CDS encoding DUF502 domain-containing protein, whose product is MVKQNENPNIFIRFKDFLKTNLIAGLLFLTPIAATFYFLKILIKWLDQILLIIPAQYRPENFLPFPVPGLGVIVLVILLIITGFLVRNYLGSKLVSLWERIINKIPFINKFYTSVKQLIETLVNGAGKDFKRVVLVEFPRDGVYSLAYVTGVAVGELQRKTQKKVINVYVPTTPNPTSGYYLVVPEEDVIPLDMSVEDSFKLLISGGIINPEDPNQGGDK
- the panD gene encoding aspartate 1-decarboxylase, whose product is MALRTFLQSKIHGATLTGANVEYEGSIAICPELMEAAGILPFEQVDVYNVDNGERLTTYAIRGQKGEICLNGAAAHKGKAGQKVIIASYIQLEPSEIQAHTPKLVFVDNQNRIKRFVRG
- the panC gene encoding pantoate--beta-alanine ligase, whose protein sequence is MKIISDVHKLQHICLDLRSQGKKIALVPTMGYFHEGHLSLMRWARQNCEQLIVSLFVNPTQFAPNEDLEAYPRDLDRDKKLAQKEKVDILFTPKPEALYLPGHCTWVEVPDLAQNLCAKARPTHFRGVATIVCKLFNLTLPHLAVFGQKDWQQLTIIKRMVKDLNLPIEVVGRPIVREPDGLAMSSRNTYLTPAERKQASFIYKGLLMAQTMVKQTHVQAETIKNALKEFYKKNLPSGKIDYIELVHPEQLTPVSLIDQPTLLAVAIFLGHARLIDNIVLRV
- a CDS encoding (Fe-S)-binding protein, whose translation is MIKATGIYSFQTVSEAKCIQCARCLEVCPVFLATNAEELSPRAKAVMLQNLDLLSRYMTREVRTSDPRLLNKVRMLAGLCAGCGKCARVCPQQVDVPGRLSKIKSECSGWRAWIWARLVKYGFLLPKALPLAATERVLGPFLPAGRRKYLTAISRGETVKPWLKIEMSKVTQGLSREASVAEREDVKKVVVFPGCLGRIFWPHLLEKAEKLLKGLGYQLLPTPDWACCGFTFKGAGLLNEQKRCQEINFALWKKLGQPKIVTFCATCDHGLKDIFDTNFSKFKESIVSFEGLIDYATWTLDGDRPEHILWHRPCHAREGEARLWQEKFESAGVKLTLNEEYCCGLGGSLQIEAPDLSRQVSTLFWQNLDINDGTVHILSSCNGCVLQLKATKPDNMRVSHWLEVIRTE
- the secA gene encoding preprotein translocase subunit SecA, whose product is MFGMIVKKLFGTKNERYLKKLQPIVARINDLEPEIQGLSDDQLKQKIADFRQEVKNGRKLDEILPEVFAIVREASKRVLDMRHFDVQLIGGIVLHEGKIAEMKTGEGKTLVATLPVVLNALTGRGVHVVTVNDYLAQRDAEWMGKLYNFLGLSVGVIVHGLSDEERKEAYAADVTYGTNNEFGFDYLRDNMKFYPEQLVQRELYYAIVDEVDSILIDEARTPLIISGPSEESTALYVRINNIIPSLKKEEHFTIDEKARSVTLTDEGVQRVEEILKIDNLFDPRHITYQHHILQALKAHYLFKRDVDYIVKDGQVIIVDEFTGRLMPGRRYSDGLHQALEAKEGVKVEGENQTLASITFQNYFRMYEKLAGMTGTADTEAVEFKQIYDLDVIVIPTHKPMIRKDYPDVIYKTQEEKYRAIAEEIKELHSKGQPVLVGTTSIEKSELLSRMLKKMRIPHEVLNAKHHEKEAEIVAKAGEKGRVTIATNMAGRGTDIVLGPGVRELGGLHILGTERHESRRIDNQLRGRSGRQGDPGSSRFYLALDDDLMRLFGSDRIASLMDKLGMEEGQPIENKMISKAIENAQRRVENHNFEIRKTLLEYDDVMNQQRVAIYAQRREIMMAEELDDIIQEFVDDLLDEIYAPIDEAGKEGPDEETRQMVWSKLDDIFGLKKVIEKDELPDREQAREGVLQILNKLKEDVGEQYQEVLRFFLLESLDRNWKEHLLNMDHLKEGIGLRGYGQKDPKQEYKREGFELFQDMLFRIKENTLRALCHLRIETKVEEEEFKHREQEDLQYVGGDDQPKKKPIKRKSPKVGRNEPCPCGSGKKYKKCCGR